One stretch of Oceanimonas pelagia DNA includes these proteins:
- the mtnN gene encoding 5'-methylthioadenosine/S-adenosylhomocysteine nucleosidase: MTIGIIGAMEQEVAELRALLENATTTTGGGCEFYKGTLAGKEVVITRSGIGKVAASVATTLLLERFAPNCVINTGSAGGFDPALHVGDVVVSSEVRFHDVDVTAFGYEMGQMAQQPPAFTADPALVELARECLTGQDDIHSAVGLICTGDQFMHREDQLKKAVTDFPAMKACEMEAGAIAQVCHQFKVPFVVVRALSDIAGKEQAESFEAFLEVAARHSSAMVRAMVQRLPG, from the coding sequence ATGACTATCGGAATTATCGGGGCCATGGAGCAGGAAGTGGCTGAACTGCGCGCCCTGCTGGAGAACGCCACCACCACTACCGGGGGTGGCTGCGAGTTTTATAAAGGCACCCTAGCCGGCAAGGAGGTGGTGATCACCCGCTCCGGCATTGGCAAGGTCGCCGCCAGCGTGGCCACCACCCTGCTGCTGGAGCGCTTTGCGCCCAACTGCGTGATCAATACCGGCTCCGCCGGCGGCTTTGATCCGGCCCTGCACGTGGGCGATGTGGTGGTGTCCAGCGAGGTGCGCTTTCACGACGTGGACGTGACCGCCTTTGGTTACGAAATGGGCCAGATGGCCCAGCAGCCGCCGGCCTTTACCGCCGATCCGGCACTGGTCGAGCTGGCCCGGGAATGCCTCACCGGCCAAGACGACATTCACTCCGCCGTGGGCCTGATCTGCACCGGCGATCAGTTCATGCACCGGGAAGACCAGCTGAAAAAAGCCGTGACCGATTTTCCGGCCATGAAAGCCTGCGAAATGGAAGCCGGCGCCATCGCCCAGGTATGCCACCAGTTCAAGGTGCCCTTCGTGGTGGTGCGCGCGCTGTCGGACATCGCCGGCAAGGAGCAGGCCGAATCCTTTGAGGCCTTTCTGGAGGTTGCCGCCCGCCATTCCTCGGCCATGGTCAGGGCCATGGTGCAGCGCCTGCCCGGCTAA
- a CDS encoding FAD-dependent oxidoreductase: MSQNVFQFIDVQRVDPPKKPIGTRKIEFVEIYEPFSDSQAQMQADRCLDCGNPYCEWKCPVHNYIPNWLKLANEGRIFEAADLCHQTNSLPEVCGRVCPQDRLCEGSCTLNDEFGAVTIGNIEKYITDKAFEMGWRPDMSHVVKTDKKVAIIGAGPAGLACADILARNGVTPVVFDRYPEIGGLLTFGIPSFKLEKSVMSRRREVFAEMGVEFRLNTEVGKDVSFQSLVDEYDAVFLAVGTYKYLRGGLANEDAEGVYDALPFLISNANRVLGFEKQAVDYIDMSGKKVVVLGGGDTAMDCVRTSIRQGADNVICAYRRDEANMPGSRREVQNAREEGVNFMFNLQPTGIRVDGNGKVTGVEVVSTRLGEPDANGRRRPEPVPGSEQVLEADAVIMAFGFQPHEQPWLQEFGIEADQWGRVIAPEQAEFAFQTSNPRVFAGGDAVRGSDLVVTAIAEGRKAAEGIMDYIGV; encoded by the coding sequence ATGAGCCAGAACGTATTTCAGTTTATAGACGTACAACGTGTCGATCCGCCCAAGAAGCCCATCGGCACCCGTAAAATCGAGTTCGTGGAAATCTACGAACCCTTTTCAGACAGCCAGGCCCAGATGCAGGCCGACCGCTGCCTGGACTGCGGCAACCCCTACTGCGAATGGAAGTGCCCGGTACACAACTACATTCCCAACTGGCTGAAGCTGGCCAATGAAGGGCGTATCTTCGAGGCGGCGGATCTGTGTCACCAGACCAACAGCCTGCCCGAGGTCTGTGGCCGGGTGTGCCCGCAGGATCGCCTGTGCGAAGGCTCCTGCACCCTGAACGACGAGTTCGGTGCGGTGACCATCGGCAACATCGAGAAGTACATCACCGACAAGGCCTTTGAGATGGGCTGGCGCCCGGACATGTCTCACGTGGTAAAGACCGACAAGAAGGTCGCCATTATCGGTGCCGGCCCCGCCGGCCTGGCCTGTGCCGACATTCTGGCCCGTAACGGCGTCACCCCGGTGGTGTTCGACCGTTACCCGGAAATCGGCGGCCTGCTGACCTTCGGCATTCCCTCGTTCAAGCTGGAAAAGTCGGTGATGAGCCGTCGCCGGGAAGTCTTTGCCGAGATGGGCGTCGAGTTCCGCCTCAACACCGAGGTGGGTAAGGACGTGTCCTTCCAGAGCCTGGTGGACGAGTATGACGCCGTGTTTCTGGCCGTGGGTACCTACAAGTACCTGCGCGGCGGCCTGGCCAACGAAGACGCCGAGGGCGTGTACGACGCCCTGCCCTTCCTGATCTCCAACGCCAACCGGGTGCTGGGTTTCGAGAAACAGGCTGTCGACTACATCGACATGTCCGGCAAGAAAGTGGTGGTACTGGGTGGTGGCGACACCGCCATGGACTGTGTGCGCACCTCCATCCGCCAGGGCGCCGACAACGTCATCTGTGCCTACCGCCGGGACGAAGCCAACATGCCCGGCTCCCGTCGCGAGGTGCAGAATGCCCGGGAAGAAGGGGTGAACTTCATGTTCAATCTGCAGCCCACCGGCATTCGCGTGGACGGCAACGGCAAGGTCACCGGCGTGGAAGTGGTCTCTACCCGCTTGGGCGAGCCCGATGCCAACGGCCGCCGACGCCCCGAGCCGGTGCCCGGCTCCGAGCAGGTACTGGAGGCCGACGCCGTGATCATGGCCTTTGGCTTCCAGCCCCATGAGCAGCCCTGGTTGCAGGAATTCGGCATCGAGGCTGACCAGTGGGGCCGGGTGATCGCCCCCGAGCAGGCCGAGTTCGCCTTCCAGACCAGCAACCCGCGCGTCTTCGCCGGCGGCGACGCGGTGCGCGGCTCCGATCTGGTGGTGACCGCCATCGCCGAAGGGCGCAAGGCCGCCGAAGGCATCATGGACTATATCGGCGTTTAA
- the tyrS gene encoding tyrosine--tRNA ligase — protein sequence MSQLEAALAEIKRGAEEILVEEELIAKLKEGRPLRVKLGMDPTAPDIHLGHTVILNKLRQFQDLGHEVLLLIGDFTAQVGDPSGKNSTRPPLTPEQVAENAKTYAEQAFKVLDPAKTQIVYNSSWLGELGATGMIRLASKLTVARMLERDDFKKRYAAGQSIAIHEFMYPLLQGYDSVALKADVELGGTDQKFNLLMGRELQKDAGMSPQVVLTMPLLEGLDGIKKMSKSAGNYIGVDEAPNEMFGKIMSLSDELMWRYFELLSRRSLDELAALKQQVADGANPRDTKILLAKEIITRYHSEAAAEQAHQDFVQRFQKNAIPDDLPEVTLTAGAEGIGIANLLKDAGLVASTSEALRMIKQGAVKVNGDKLEDGKLQVQPGQAVYQVGKRKFAKVTVA from the coding sequence ATGTCCCAGCTGGAAGCGGCGCTGGCGGAAATCAAGCGCGGTGCCGAAGAGATACTGGTTGAAGAAGAGCTGATTGCCAAGCTGAAGGAAGGTCGCCCGCTGCGGGTGAAACTGGGCATGGATCCCACCGCCCCCGATATTCATCTGGGTCATACCGTGATCCTCAACAAGCTGCGCCAGTTCCAGGATCTGGGCCATGAAGTGTTGCTGCTCATCGGTGACTTTACCGCCCAGGTGGGCGATCCGTCCGGCAAGAACAGCACCCGTCCGCCGCTCACTCCCGAACAGGTAGCCGAGAATGCCAAAACCTACGCCGAGCAGGCATTCAAGGTGCTGGACCCGGCCAAAACCCAGATCGTGTATAACTCCAGCTGGCTGGGCGAGCTGGGTGCCACCGGCATGATCCGGCTGGCGTCCAAGCTGACCGTGGCGCGCATGCTGGAGCGGGACGACTTTAAAAAGCGTTACGCCGCCGGCCAGTCCATCGCCATTCACGAGTTCATGTATCCGCTGTTGCAGGGTTACGATTCGGTGGCGCTGAAGGCCGACGTGGAGCTGGGTGGCACCGATCAGAAGTTCAACCTGCTGATGGGCCGTGAGCTGCAGAAGGACGCCGGCATGTCGCCCCAGGTGGTGCTGACCATGCCGCTGCTGGAAGGCCTGGACGGTATCAAGAAAATGTCCAAGTCTGCCGGCAACTACATCGGTGTGGATGAAGCGCCGAACGAGATGTTTGGCAAGATCATGTCGCTGTCCGACGAGCTGATGTGGCGCTACTTCGAGCTGCTGTCGCGCCGCAGTCTGGATGAACTGGCGGCACTGAAGCAGCAGGTGGCCGATGGCGCCAACCCGCGCGACACCAAGATCCTGCTGGCGAAGGAAATTATCACCCGCTATCACAGCGAAGCGGCCGCCGAGCAGGCCCATCAGGACTTTGTGCAGCGGTTTCAGAAAAACGCCATTCCCGACGACCTGCCGGAAGTGACCCTGACTGCCGGTGCCGAGGGCATTGGCATTGCCAACCTGCTGAAAGACGCCGGTTTGGTGGCCTCCACTTCGGAAGCCCTGCGCATGATCAAGCAGGGTGCGGTCAAGGTGAATGGCGACAAGCTGGAAGACGGCAAGCTGCAGGTGCAGCCTGGTCAGGCGGTATATCAGGTAGGCAAGCGCAAGTTCGCCAAGGTTACCGTGGCCTGA
- the gltB gene encoding glutamate synthase large subunit: MSLYDPTLEKDNCGFGLIAHTEGETSHKLVRLAISALDRMQHRGGIAADGKTGDGCGLLMQKPDSFFRAVAEDKGWNLGRKYAVGMLFLNPDAAVAEQHRQIINEELERETLSLVGWREVPVNTGVLGEIAKASLPRIEQVFVNAPTGWAEKDIERRLYIVRRRIEKRISDDFFYVVSLSNLVMTYKGLCMPADLPRFYLDLADIRMQSAICVFHQRFSTNTQPRWPLAQPFRFLAHNGEINTIGGNRQWAQARAYKFASPLLPDLKEAAPYVNTSGSDSSSLDNMLELFLAGGMDLFRAMRMLIPPAWQKNPAMDEDLRAFYDFNSMHMEPWDGPAGIVMSDGRFAACALDRNGLRPARYVRTKDGFITLASEIGIWDYTPDEVLEKGRVGPGELFVVDTASGKIWNSFEIDDDLKGRHPYREWMNQHRRKLERFEDLPDELAGQSELDEQQLRTYQKLFGYSMEELDQVIRVMGENGQEAVGSMGDDAPMAVLSSRARSVYDYFRQMFAQVTNPPIDPLRENHVMSLATLIGREQNVFNETHGHAHRVQFESPILLYSDFHQLMGLDQTHHKHCVLDLNFDPAEGLKAALVRLCEEATAAVRDGAVLLVLSDRAIRQDRLPIPAAMAVGAVQRTLVENNLRCDSNIIVETASTRDPHQFAVLLGFGATAIYPYLAYETLARQVADGVLKMPLREALLNFRNSINKGLYKVMSKMGISTIASYRCSQLFEAIGLHDEVVELCFKGVSSRIQGAGFDDFQQDLFNLAKVAWIARKPLNQGGLLKYVHGGEYHSYNPDVVSSLQKAVRSGNYEDYKAYARLVNERPVATLRDLLGLKPAGNRIELSQVEPATELFPRFDSAAMSIGALGPEAHESLAIAMNRLGGQSNSGEGGEDPSRFNSLRNSKIKQVASGRFGVTPHYLMNAEVIQIKVAQGAKPGEGGQLPGHKVTAEIAKLRYAVPGVTLISPPPHHDIYSIEDLAQLIFDIKQINPDCMVSVKLVSEPGVGTIATGVAKAYADLITVSGYDGGTGASPLTSVKYAGSPWELGLAETQQALVANGLRHKVRLQVDGGLKTGLDIVKAAILGAESFGFGTGPMVALGCKYLRICHLNNCATGVATQDEKLRKDHFLGLPEMVENYFRFIAEETRELMAQLGVTKLTDLIGRTDLLEALPGLTAKQQKLDLSGILARPEPKPGLGVFCQSSNPNFDKGVLNLKMTEEALPAVESKSGGDFYYAIRNTDRSVGARLSGEIAKRHGNQGMAADPIRIHLDGTAGQSFGVWNAGGLEMILTGDANDYVGKGMTGGKLVIKSHVGVAFASKDATLAGNTCLYGATGGYLYVAGRAGERFAVRNSGAIAVVEGLGDNGCEYMTSGIVTVLGRTGVNFAAGMTGGFAYVLDEDDDFELKTNPELVELLGLDELVIHQEHLRGIITQHLQETGSDRAQEILANFDRYLPKFKLVKPKSSDVKSLLGHQSRSTAELRVHAQ; encoded by the coding sequence ATGTCTCTTTATGACCCGACGCTTGAGAAGGACAACTGTGGTTTTGGCCTGATCGCCCACACCGAAGGCGAAACCAGTCACAAGCTTGTTCGTCTCGCTATTTCGGCACTGGATCGCATGCAGCACAGGGGCGGTATCGCCGCCGATGGCAAGACCGGTGACGGTTGTGGCCTGCTGATGCAGAAACCAGACAGTTTCTTTCGCGCCGTGGCGGAAGACAAGGGCTGGAACCTGGGCCGCAAATACGCGGTCGGCATGCTGTTCCTCAACCCCGATGCCGCCGTGGCCGAACAACACCGCCAAATCATCAATGAAGAGCTGGAGCGGGAAACCCTGAGCCTGGTGGGCTGGCGCGAAGTGCCGGTGAACACCGGGGTGCTGGGCGAGATCGCCAAAGCCTCGCTGCCGCGCATCGAGCAGGTGTTTGTCAACGCGCCCACCGGCTGGGCCGAGAAGGACATTGAGCGTCGCCTCTATATTGTGCGCCGGCGCATTGAAAAGCGCATCAGCGACGACTTTTTCTATGTGGTCAGCCTGTCCAACCTGGTGATGACCTACAAGGGTCTGTGCATGCCCGCGGATCTGCCCCGGTTCTACCTGGACCTGGCCGACATTCGCATGCAGTCCGCCATCTGCGTGTTCCACCAGCGCTTTTCCACCAATACCCAGCCGCGCTGGCCATTGGCCCAACCGTTCCGCTTCCTGGCGCACAACGGTGAAATCAACACCATAGGTGGTAACCGCCAGTGGGCCCAGGCCCGCGCCTACAAGTTTGCCTCGCCGCTGCTGCCGGATCTGAAGGAAGCCGCCCCCTATGTGAATACCTCGGGCTCCGACTCCTCCAGCCTCGACAACATGCTGGAGCTGTTCCTGGCCGGCGGCATGGACCTGTTCCGTGCCATGCGCATGCTGATCCCGCCTGCCTGGCAGAAAAACCCGGCCATGGACGAAGATCTGCGCGCCTTTTACGACTTCAATTCCATGCACATGGAGCCCTGGGACGGCCCCGCCGGCATCGTCATGTCCGACGGCCGCTTCGCCGCCTGCGCCCTGGACCGCAATGGGCTGCGCCCGGCCCGCTATGTGCGCACCAAGGACGGCTTTATCACCCTGGCGTCGGAAATCGGCATCTGGGACTACACCCCCGACGAAGTGCTGGAAAAAGGCCGGGTCGGTCCCGGTGAGCTGTTCGTGGTGGACACCGCCAGCGGCAAGATCTGGAACAGCTTTGAAATCGACGACGATCTCAAGGGCCGCCACCCCTACAGGGAGTGGATGAACCAGCACAGACGCAAGCTGGAACGCTTTGAGGATCTGCCCGACGAGCTGGCTGGCCAAAGCGAGCTGGACGAGCAACAACTGCGCACCTACCAGAAGCTGTTCGGCTATTCCATGGAAGAGCTGGACCAGGTCATTCGCGTAATGGGCGAAAACGGCCAGGAAGCGGTCGGCTCCATGGGTGACGACGCCCCCATGGCGGTGCTGTCGAGCCGGGCCCGCTCCGTGTATGACTATTTCCGCCAGATGTTTGCCCAGGTGACCAACCCGCCCATCGATCCGCTGCGGGAAAACCACGTCATGTCTCTGGCCACCCTGATCGGCCGGGAGCAGAACGTGTTCAACGAAACCCACGGTCATGCCCACCGGGTTCAGTTTGAGTCACCCATCCTGCTCTATTCCGACTTTCACCAGCTGATGGGGCTGGATCAGACCCACCACAAGCACTGCGTGCTGGATCTGAACTTTGACCCGGCCGAAGGCCTGAAGGCCGCCCTGGTGCGCCTGTGCGAAGAAGCCACCGCCGCCGTGCGCGACGGCGCCGTGCTGCTGGTGCTGAGCGACCGCGCTATTCGCCAGGACCGGCTGCCTATTCCCGCCGCCATGGCGGTGGGCGCGGTACAGCGCACCCTGGTGGAAAACAACCTGCGCTGCGACTCCAACATTATTGTGGAAACCGCCAGCACCCGCGATCCGCATCAGTTCGCGGTGCTGCTGGGCTTTGGCGCCACCGCCATCTACCCCTACCTGGCCTACGAGACCCTGGCCCGCCAGGTGGCCGACGGCGTGCTGAAAATGCCCCTGCGCGAGGCGCTGCTGAACTTCCGCAACAGCATCAACAAGGGCCTGTACAAGGTGATGTCCAAGATGGGCATCAGCACCATTGCCTCCTACCGTTGCTCCCAGCTGTTTGAAGCCATCGGTCTGCACGACGAAGTGGTGGAGCTGTGCTTCAAGGGCGTGTCCAGCCGCATTCAGGGCGCCGGCTTTGACGACTTCCAGCAGGACCTGTTCAACCTCGCCAAGGTCGCCTGGATTGCCCGCAAGCCCCTCAATCAGGGCGGTCTGCTCAAGTACGTGCACGGCGGCGAATACCACAGCTACAACCCGGATGTGGTCAGCAGCCTGCAAAAGGCAGTGCGCTCCGGCAACTACGAGGACTACAAGGCCTACGCCAGGCTGGTGAACGAGCGTCCGGTGGCCACCCTGCGCGATCTGCTGGGCCTGAAGCCCGCCGGCAACCGCATCGAGCTGAGCCAGGTCGAGCCCGCCACCGAGCTGTTCCCGCGCTTTGACAGCGCCGCCATGTCCATCGGCGCCCTCGGCCCGGAAGCTCACGAGTCCCTGGCCATTGCCATGAACCGCCTCGGTGGCCAGAGCAACTCCGGTGAGGGCGGCGAGGATCCGAGCCGTTTCAACAGCCTGCGCAACTCCAAGATCAAGCAGGTGGCATCCGGCCGCTTTGGCGTGACCCCCCACTACCTGATGAACGCCGAGGTCATTCAGATCAAGGTGGCCCAGGGTGCCAAACCCGGCGAGGGCGGCCAGCTGCCCGGCCACAAGGTGACCGCCGAAATCGCCAAGCTGCGTTACGCGGTGCCGGGCGTGACCCTGATCTCACCGCCGCCACACCACGATATCTACTCCATCGAGGATCTGGCCCAGCTGATCTTTGACATCAAGCAGATCAACCCGGACTGCATGGTGTCGGTGAAACTGGTGTCCGAGCCCGGCGTGGGCACCATCGCCACCGGCGTGGCCAAGGCCTATGCGGATCTGATCACCGTGTCCGGCTACGACGGCGGCACCGGCGCCAGCCCGCTGACCTCGGTCAAGTATGCCGGCTCTCCCTGGGAGCTGGGCCTGGCCGAAACCCAGCAGGCGCTGGTGGCCAACGGCCTGCGCCACAAGGTGCGGCTGCAGGTGGACGGCGGCCTCAAGACCGGCCTCGACATCGTCAAGGCGGCCATTCTCGGCGCCGAGAGCTTTGGCTTTGGCACCGGCCCCATGGTGGCCCTGGGCTGCAAGTACCTGCGCATCTGCCACCTGAACAACTGCGCCACCGGCGTGGCCACCCAGGACGAGAAGCTGCGCAAGGATCACTTCCTCGGCCTGCCGGAAATGGTGGAGAACTATTTCAGGTTCATCGCCGAGGAAACCCGCGAGCTGATGGCGCAACTGGGGGTGACCAAGCTCACCGATCTTATCGGTCGCACCGATCTGCTCGAAGCCCTGCCCGGCCTCACCGCCAAGCAGCAGAAGCTGGACCTGTCCGGCATTCTGGCCAGGCCCGAGCCCAAACCGGGCCTGGGCGTGTTCTGCCAGAGCAGCAACCCCAACTTCGACAAGGGTGTGCTCAACCTGAAAATGACCGAAGAGGCCCTGCCCGCGGTGGAAAGCAAGAGTGGCGGCGACTTCTATTACGCCATTCGCAACACCGACCGCTCCGTGGGCGCCCGTCTGTCCGGTGAAATCGCCAAACGCCACGGCAACCAGGGCATGGCCGCAGACCCGATCCGCATTCACCTGGACGGCACCGCCGGCCAGAGCTTCGGAGTGTGGAACGCCGGCGGCCTGGAAATGATCCTCACCGGCGATGCCAACGACTATGTGGGCAAGGGCATGACCGGCGGCAAGCTGGTGATCAAGTCCCACGTGGGCGTGGCCTTTGCCTCCAAGGACGCCACCCTGGCGGGCAACACCTGCCTGTACGGCGCCACCGGTGGCTACCTGTATGTGGCCGGTCGCGCCGGCGAGCGTTTCGCGGTGCGCAACTCCGGCGCCATTGCGGTGGTGGAAGGCCTGGGCGACAACGGCTGTGAATACATGACCAGCGGCATTGTCACCGTGCTGGGCCGCACCGGGGTGAACTTCGCCGCGGGCATGACCGGTGGTTTCGCCTATGTACTGGACGAAGACGATGATTTCGAGCTCAAGACCAACCCCGAGCTGGTTGAGCTGCTGGGGCTGGACGAGCTGGTGATCCATCAGGAGCACCTGCGCGGCATCATCACCCAACATCTGCAGGAAACCGGCAGCGACCGGGCGCAGGAAATACTGGCTAACTTCGACCGTTACCTGCCCAAGTTCAAGCTGGTCAAACCCAAGTCCAGCGATGTGAAATCCCTGCTGGGCCACCAGAGCCGCTCCACCGCCGAGCTTCGGGTCCACGCGCAGTAA
- a CDS encoding trimeric intracellular cation channel family protein, with translation MLPLVDSVFYWSDLFGTAVFAFSGVLVAGRLRMDGFGVIVLAAVTAIGGGTIRDLIIGAERVFWVTNSVYLWVILGTALLGLYVVRLPRRLPWYILPLADAFGLALFTVIGADKALSHGTSGMVAVVMGVITGVAGGMIRDVLAREVPMVLQREIYATACILGGILYTGSLALGLPALLATGLGMLGTFVLRVAAIRWHLSLPAFSLTR, from the coding sequence GTGCTGCCGCTGGTTGATTCGGTGTTTTACTGGAGCGATTTGTTCGGCACCGCCGTGTTCGCCTTTTCGGGCGTGCTGGTGGCGGGCCGTTTGCGCATGGATGGCTTTGGGGTAATCGTGCTGGCGGCGGTCACCGCCATTGGCGGCGGTACCATACGGGATCTGATCATCGGTGCCGAACGGGTGTTCTGGGTGACGAATAGCGTTTACCTCTGGGTGATCCTGGGCACCGCCCTGCTGGGCCTGTATGTGGTGCGCCTGCCGCGCCGCCTGCCCTGGTACATACTGCCCCTGGCCGATGCCTTCGGGCTGGCGCTGTTTACCGTGATCGGCGCCGACAAGGCCCTGAGCCACGGCACCTCGGGCATGGTGGCGGTGGTCATGGGCGTGATCACCGGGGTGGCCGGCGGCATGATTCGGGACGTGCTGGCGCGGGAGGTGCCCATGGTGCTGCAGCGGGAAATCTATGCCACCGCCTGCATTCTGGGCGGTATTCTCTATACCGGCTCCCTGGCTCTGGGGCTGCCGGCCCTGCTGGCCACCGGCCTCGGCATGCTGGGCACTTTTGTGCTGCGGGTCGCCGCCATTCGCTGGCACCTGTCGTTGCCCGCCTTCTCGCTGACGCGGTAA
- a CDS encoding cobalamin biosynthesis protein produces the protein MTQLLEHSLSLLTLALLLSLLQPADRLPPLLTAGFTRLGRRLNKPGYRPGYLKAAGAGLLLVILWPLLAAWWALAELAPWPALLEVLLLWACFDAGRLSRRLPQTLRQIPEQRNLARLTLAPLCLRQTDPLSELGLRKAVAEVAVLRLSGDFALACWYLAGGIYAALGFALLRLAVQGWPVKLADWRAFGSLPSRLYRAMAWLPFHALALTLLIYPGSRRALRAWPKGGLWAFPAAGRVLAVAAAGVNAGLGGPRRYTQATDYYPKLGDGHAIGFAQTRALLLRLVLAVLFWLSLAWALTLVPLLYA, from the coding sequence ATGACCCAGTTGCTCGAGCATTCCCTCAGCCTGCTGACCCTGGCGCTGCTGCTCAGCCTGCTGCAACCGGCCGACCGGTTGCCGCCGCTGCTCACCGCCGGCTTCACCCGGCTGGGCCGGCGGCTGAACAAGCCCGGCTATAGGCCGGGTTACCTGAAGGCGGCCGGGGCCGGCCTGTTGTTGGTGATCCTGTGGCCCCTGCTGGCGGCATGGTGGGCGCTGGCGGAGCTGGCCCCCTGGCCCGCGCTGCTGGAGGTGCTGTTGCTGTGGGCCTGTTTTGATGCAGGCCGGCTCAGCCGGCGGCTGCCACAGACCCTCCGGCAAATTCCCGAGCAACGCAACCTGGCCCGGCTGACTCTGGCGCCGCTGTGCCTGCGCCAGACGGATCCGCTCTCCGAGCTGGGGCTGCGCAAGGCGGTAGCGGAAGTGGCGGTGCTGCGGCTGTCCGGCGATTTCGCCCTGGCCTGCTGGTATCTGGCCGGGGGCATCTACGCCGCCCTTGGCTTTGCCCTGCTGCGGCTGGCGGTGCAGGGCTGGCCGGTCAAACTGGCCGACTGGCGCGCCTTTGGCTCCCTGCCATCACGCCTGTACCGGGCCATGGCATGGCTGCCGTTTCATGCTCTGGCGCTGACCCTGCTGATCTACCCGGGCTCGCGCCGGGCCCTGCGCGCCTGGCCCAAGGGCGGTCTGTGGGCCTTTCCCGCCGCCGGCCGTGTGCTGGCGGTGGCCGCCGCCGGCGTGAATGCCGGTCTGGGCGGCCCTCGCCGTTATACTCAGGCCACCGATTACTACCCCAAGCTGGGCGATGGCCATGCCATCGGCTTCGCTCAGACACGCGCCCTGTTGCTGCGACTGGTGCTGGCCGTGCTGTTCTGGCTGTCACTGGCCTGGGCCCTGACTCTGGTGCCGCTGCTCTATGCCTAA
- a CDS encoding cobalamin-binding protein, with translation MPKLLLCLLLLPALARAEASRIVSLAPHITEILFAIGAGEQVVGVDEASDYPDAVAELPKIANYRSLNLERILALEPDLVVAWQSAQSLQVAPLERLGIRVEYSEPGRLEDLGDELERFGRLTGHQQQARQVAEHYSRTLTALRNDYRNAAPVRVFYQLNEVPLMSASRHTWMGQAVTLCGGVSITADSPTPYPQIDAEFVLAQNPEVILAENPQAMARWRAWPALTAVSRNQLFTIDVDTLHRFTPRTPGGIAALCRQLDLAREHRLKVN, from the coding sequence ATGCCTAAGTTGCTGCTCTGCCTGCTATTACTGCCGGCCCTGGCCCGTGCCGAGGCCAGCCGCATCGTCAGCCTGGCCCCCCACATTACCGAGATCCTGTTTGCCATCGGCGCCGGGGAACAGGTGGTGGGCGTGGATGAAGCCAGCGACTATCCCGACGCCGTGGCCGAACTGCCCAAAATTGCCAATTACCGCTCCCTTAACCTGGAGCGCATTCTGGCCCTTGAGCCCGATCTGGTGGTGGCATGGCAGAGCGCCCAGTCGCTGCAGGTGGCGCCGCTGGAACGGCTGGGCATTCGAGTTGAGTATTCCGAGCCCGGACGGCTGGAGGATCTGGGCGACGAGCTGGAGCGTTTTGGCCGGCTCACCGGCCACCAGCAACAGGCTCGGCAAGTGGCCGAGCACTATTCCCGCACCCTCACCGCGCTGCGCAATGATTACCGCAACGCGGCGCCGGTGCGCGTGTTTTACCAGCTCAACGAGGTGCCGCTGATGTCTGCCAGCCGGCACACCTGGATGGGCCAGGCGGTCACCCTGTGCGGCGGCGTCAGCATTACCGCCGACAGCCCTACCCCCTATCCGCAGATCGATGCGGAATTCGTACTGGCCCAAAACCCTGAGGTGATACTGGCAGAAAACCCGCAAGCCATGGCGCGCTGGCGGGCCTGGCCCGCCCTCACCGCGGTCAGCCGCAATCAGCTGTTCACCATAGACGTGGACACCTTGCACCGCTTTACGCCGCGCACGCCGGGCGGCATTGCCGCCCTGTGCCGGCAGCTGGATCTGGCCCGTGAACATAGACTCAAGGTCAATTGA